One genomic region from Mycobacterium basiliense encodes:
- a CDS encoding flavin reductase family protein — MNPQSNLTPSSLRDAFGHFPSGVVAIAAQINGIREGLAASTFVPVSLDPPLVSFCVQNISTTWPKLKGAPMLGISVLGEAHDEAARTLAAKTGDRFAGLETVSSDSGAVFIKGTSLWLESAIEQLIPAGDHTIVVLRVNQVTVDAEVAPIVFHRSVFRRLGV, encoded by the coding sequence GTGAATCCACAGAGCAACCTGACACCGTCATCGCTGCGCGATGCATTTGGCCACTTTCCATCCGGCGTGGTGGCGATCGCCGCGCAGATCAACGGCATTCGCGAAGGCCTCGCGGCCAGCACCTTTGTTCCCGTCTCGTTGGACCCGCCGCTGGTTTCCTTTTGTGTGCAGAACATTTCGACGACCTGGCCCAAACTCAAAGGCGCCCCAATGCTGGGCATCAGCGTGCTCGGCGAAGCCCATGACGAGGCTGCGCGCACCCTGGCCGCGAAGACGGGGGACCGATTCGCCGGTTTGGAGACGGTTTCCAGCGACAGCGGTGCCGTCTTCATCAAAGGCACCAGCTTGTGGCTGGAAAGTGCAATTGAACAGCTAATTCCTGCCGGAGACCACACCATCGTGGTGCTGCGGGTCAATCAGGTCACCGTGGATGCCGAGGTGGCGCCGATCGTATTTCACCGAAGCGTCTTTCGCCGTCTAGGCGTCTGA